Proteins encoded together in one Verrucomicrobiia bacterium window:
- a CDS encoding POTRA domain-containing protein, translated as MLFSWTHLRTLLLLPGLTGLMAMGQAHGADATAAAVSPPAGKADAPAALTGFNVRSFSIEGTIPPATNLLAPIFSRHAGTNIAPDELVRVAAEVQTVYRDHGHPDLSVVIGTQHAGDGVVTLNVFHGALPQIVLAGRRYVISPEGEVTAANPAPAEPAGSPASPATASATATNSGPAFEVRKYLVEGNTLLSSAEIARAITNAPAAFGTNVTLGGIQAALSELQQAYRVRGYVTASVGLPQQKLTNASVRLRVTEGRLATINVRGNHYFSSNNVMRALPSLHTNMILNGLVFQSELNRANANQDRQIYPVIGPGFDPGTSELTLNVKDHLPLHGKLELNNQSTPGTPDLRVNASAAYNNLWQHEHSLGVQYSFSPEAWKAGDQWNTYDLPLVANYSAFYRLPLFNPEAVADVIASNPGSFGYNEGERRFVLPPPSGQMDLTVYASRATIDTGVQNLSSATLLDIPGVRRITRNDSQQDLTVNESLGFRLNQPARGTETFSSSFSEGLDFKSYALNSGKTNSFVLSEITYDANGNQNPPVVSTVNSPVPETRQSLDYLPVSLAYNAQWRVPRATLGFGLGLSANTSFSGSTSNLQNIAGSTKASGHWVTLDPNFSADIVVRTNWVLSLRANGRWASEPLISNEQFGAGGIASVRGYHEGEVFGDTGWHVSLEQKTPPHVVGMVAGQLPLTVRGSVYMDYAETYLLDPQGRDGRTALWGVGFGTVASLGSYWEARFLFSLPLLDAGTINAHEPFFNFALTAQF; from the coding sequence GTGTTGTTCTCATGGACGCATCTCCGAACCCTGCTCCTGTTGCCCGGATTGACCGGGCTGATGGCCATGGGGCAAGCCCACGGCGCCGATGCGACGGCGGCCGCAGTCAGCCCGCCCGCCGGCAAAGCTGACGCACCGGCCGCGCTCACCGGATTCAACGTGCGTTCCTTCAGCATCGAAGGAACCATTCCCCCGGCGACCAACCTGCTCGCGCCGATCTTTTCCCGCCACGCCGGCACCAACATTGCACCGGACGAACTCGTGCGCGTGGCGGCCGAAGTGCAGACGGTGTATCGCGACCACGGTCATCCGGACCTGAGCGTCGTCATCGGCACGCAGCACGCGGGCGACGGCGTGGTGACGCTCAACGTGTTTCACGGCGCGCTGCCGCAAATCGTGCTGGCCGGCCGGCGTTACGTGATTTCGCCGGAGGGCGAAGTCACCGCGGCCAATCCTGCGCCCGCTGAACCAGCCGGCTCACCGGCATCCCCGGCCACCGCCAGTGCCACGGCCACCAACAGCGGACCGGCATTCGAAGTGAGAAAGTATCTGGTTGAGGGCAACACCTTGCTGTCGTCGGCCGAAATCGCCCGGGCGATCACCAACGCGCCGGCGGCGTTCGGCACCAACGTCACCCTGGGCGGCATTCAGGCGGCACTGTCCGAGCTGCAACAAGCCTATCGCGTCCGCGGCTACGTGACCGCATCAGTCGGATTGCCGCAGCAAAAGCTCACCAACGCCAGCGTCCGCCTGCGCGTGACCGAAGGCCGGCTGGCGACCATCAACGTCCGGGGCAACCATTACTTCAGCTCCAACAACGTCATGCGCGCGCTGCCGAGCCTGCACACGAACATGATTCTGAACGGCCTCGTCTTTCAATCCGAACTCAATCGCGCCAACGCCAACCAGGATCGCCAGATCTATCCAGTGATTGGTCCGGGCTTCGATCCCGGCACCAGCGAACTGACGCTCAATGTCAAGGATCACCTCCCGCTGCACGGCAAGCTGGAGCTGAACAACCAGAGCACGCCGGGCACGCCGGATTTGCGGGTCAACGCCTCGGCGGCCTACAACAACCTGTGGCAGCACGAGCACTCGCTCGGCGTGCAATACAGTTTCTCGCCGGAGGCCTGGAAGGCGGGCGACCAGTGGAACACCTACGACCTGCCGTTGGTCGCCAACTACAGCGCCTTTTACCGGCTGCCGCTGTTCAACCCCGAGGCGGTGGCGGACGTCATTGCCAGCAACCCGGGCAGTTTCGGTTACAATGAAGGGGAACGCCGGTTCGTGCTGCCGCCGCCCTCGGGGCAGATGGATTTGACGGTGTATGCCAGTCGCGCCACGATCGACACGGGCGTTCAAAACCTGTCGAGCGCCACGCTGCTGGACATTCCGGGCGTGCGGCGCATCACGCGCAACGACTCGCAACAGGACCTCACCGTCAACGAGTCCCTGGGGTTCCGCCTCAACCAGCCCGCGCGCGGCACGGAAACGTTCAGCTCCAGCTTCTCCGAAGGACTCGATTTCAAGTCCTACGCGCTGAATTCCGGCAAAACGAACAGCTTTGTGCTGTCGGAAATCACCTACGATGCGAACGGCAACCAGAATCCGCCGGTCGTCAGCACCGTGAATTCGCCGGTGCCCGAGACGCGTCAGTCGCTCGATTACCTGCCCGTTTCGCTGGCCTACAACGCCCAGTGGCGCGTGCCGCGCGCCACGCTGGGTTTTGGCCTGGGCCTGAGCGCCAACACCAGCTTCTCCGGCTCCACGAGCAATCTCCAAAACATCGCCGGCTCCACCAAGGCCTCCGGTCACTGGGTCACGCTGGATCCGAATTTCTCCGCCGACATCGTGGTGCGCACCAACTGGGTCCTGTCGCTGCGCGCCAACGGTCGCTGGGCCAGCGAACCGTTGATCAGCAACGAACAGTTTGGCGCGGGCGGCATCGCAAGCGTCCGCGGCTATCACGAAGGCGAGGTGTTCGGCGACACCGGCTGGCACGTGTCCTTGGAACAAAAGACGCCACCGCACGTCGTCGGCATGGTCGCCGGCCAACTGCCGTTGACCGTGCGCGGTTCGGTTTACATGGACTACGCCGAAACCTATTTGCTGGATCCGCAGGGCCGTGACGGCCGCACCGCCTTGTGGGGCGTAGGCTTTGGGACGGTGGCTTCCCTCGGTTCCTACTGGGAGGCGCGCTTCCTCTTTTCGCTGCCGCTGCTGGACGCCGGCACGATCAACGCCCACGAGCCGTTCTTCAACTTCGCGCTGACGGCGCAATTCTGA